CGTGCGCGGACGCACCCCGTCGCTGGCGAGCTTCCAGCACGAGCAGATCGATGCCTGGAACGCGGCGATGATGTTCGGCCGGCACGCCTTCCCGCCGGCGCAGGTCCTGGCCGAGTTGGACGAAAGCTGGCTTGGGTTCCGCGCCGCGCTGGACGCGGTGCCGGATGCCGTGTTCGCTGAGGGCGCGCTCGGACGGCAGCTCTGCGAGACGCTGGTGGAACACACGCGCGACCACACGGCGGCGATCGGCGCCTGGCGGCAGGCGCGGGCCGTCTGAGTCACGCGCCGCACGCCGCGCCACCGCACCTGAGCAAGGAGGCGGCAATGCACGAGCTTGCACATCTCGCCTGGCGCAGCTATCCGGCGACGGGGCTGATGGCGTGGGGGCTGTGGTTCGTGCTGCGCGGCGTGCGGCGCTGCCGCGCAGCCTGGCCGCGGCCGGCATCCGGCCTGATGCAGCCGCTTGGCTGGATGCGCGGCTTCCGCCTCACAGTGGTCGGCCTGGCGCTGGCGGGCGTGGGCGCCGCCTGGCTCTGGCAGATTGGCTGGCTGCTG
This is a stretch of genomic DNA from Dehalococcoidia bacterium. It encodes these proteins:
- a CDS encoding maleylpyruvate isomerase N-terminal domain-containing protein, producing MTTQTDFRGELIARLEAEQAALQAVLAGIPEERMGETVLGEWSLGDVITHITTWYELAARDGGRAVRGRTPSLASFQHEQIDAWNAAMMFGRHAFPPAQVLAELDESWLGFRAALDAVPDAVFAEGALGRQLCETLVEHTRDHTAAIGAWRQARAV